The sequence below is a genomic window from Rhodococcus sp. 4CII.
TCCGGTGACGTACCCGGAATCCGGGGAGACCAGGAACGCCACCGTGCCGGAGACGTCCTCGGGCCGGCACACCCGCCCGAACGGCGACCCGGTGTCGAGGTCCTCGATGTCGGCGCCCTTCGCCGCCGACACCAGCCGCTTGCCCATCTCGGTGGCGATCAGCCCGGGCGCGACGATGTTCGCGTGGATGCCGTATCGGCGCTCCTCCCGGGCGATCGTGCGCACGCATGTCTCCATGGCGGCCTTGGCCATTGTGTACGGTGCCGAGTTCGGAGGTGCCGACAATGTCGTGTTCGACGAGATCATCACGATGTCAGCGCGGCCGACCTCCCCGGACGCGGCCTTGCGCATGTCCGGCAGCACCTGCTGGATCAGCCCGATCGGACCGAAGGCGTGCACCTGCATGAGTTGCAGGTAGTCCGCCCGCGGTGTCGAGGCGACGTCCTGGCCC
It includes:
- a CDS encoding SDR family oxidoreductase translates to MSIPTEKAPLAGRTALVTGGSRGVGRAVALRLARDGAAVAVNYRRDGASADEVVDRIVSEGGRARAYQASIDDESAVADMVTAVRSELGPVDLIVSNAGSASKGQDVASTPRADYLQLMQVHAFGPIGLIQQVLPDMRKAASGEVGRADIVMISSNTTLSAPPNSAPYTMAKAAMETCVRTIAREERRYGIHANIVAPGLIATEMGKRLVSAAKGADIEDLDTGSPFGRVCRPEDVSGTVAFLVSPDSGYVTGQLLVVDGGGPNPTIF